ATACTGAGGTCGATTCACCATACAATACCTATCAAGTGCCAGGATTACCACCTGGTCCGATTGCAAATGCTGGGGTTATGTCGATAGAGGCAGCTCTTAATCCCGAAGAAACTGGCTATTTATACTTCTTAGCTACACCAGAAGGTCAAGTTCTATTTTCGGAGACACTACAAGAGCATAATGCTAAAAAGGCAGAACACATTACCAATCAAAATTAATATTAGTAATAGGGGTGAGAGACTTCTCTTTCCCCTCTTTTTTATGGTACTATATGAAAGTTCGTATTTTACAAAGACAAACGATCCCCAGAATGTTGTTTGGAGGAGGTTATTCACATGAATAACTCAGATTTTTCTGCTATTAAACAGTACATCTCAGACTTATACGTTGAAAAAGACCCCTTGTTCCAAGAGATGGAGCAATACGCCACGGAGCATTCAGTTCCTATTATGGAAAAGGATGGCCTAGAGACATTACGTCACTATCTTCGTTTCTTAAATCCCGAGAAAATATTAGAAATAGGTACGGCAATTGGGTACTCTGCGTTAAAGATGAATGATGCATGTCCAAACAGCATTGTGTATACAGTTGAAAGGGATCTAGTTAGGGTAAACGAAGCAAATGATTTTATTGCAAGGAAAAATAAAGCTAATCATGTTCATATTATTGTTGGTGATGCATTAGAAGTGTCTGACCAAGTTACACTTCATGCTCCATTCGATGTTTTATTTATCGATGCAGCTAAAGGGCAGTATAAGAAATTTTTTGAACTGTATAGCCCACTCGTAAGAAAAGGCGGCTTTATTTTTTCTGACAATGTATTGTTTAAAGGGTTAGTGGCAGAAGTAAATATGGAACGTAGCTCAAAGCGAATTGAAAAAATGATTGATAAAATAAAACACTATAACGAATGGCTATATACCAACCCTTCTTATGACACGGTCATTTTGCCTGTAGGAGATGGGCTTGCGGTTTCACGAAAACTTCACGAATAAAGTATGAAAATCTATGCGAATAAGTAAAATACCTTTTTGTAGATATGGAGGTAGATCTGAACTTTTAAGCATA
This genomic stretch from Bacillus carboniphilus harbors:
- a CDS encoding O-methyltransferase, whose translation is MNNSDFSAIKQYISDLYVEKDPLFQEMEQYATEHSVPIMEKDGLETLRHYLRFLNPEKILEIGTAIGYSALKMNDACPNSIVYTVERDLVRVNEANDFIARKNKANHVHIIVGDALEVSDQVTLHAPFDVLFIDAAKGQYKKFFELYSPLVRKGGFIFSDNVLFKGLVAEVNMERSSKRIEKMIDKIKHYNEWLYTNPSYDTVILPVGDGLAVSRKLHE